The proteins below come from a single Miscanthus floridulus cultivar M001 chromosome 1, ASM1932011v1, whole genome shotgun sequence genomic window:
- the LOC136466459 gene encoding probable carboxylesterase 18, with translation MEAAGAGPGEGAPSAPRRSSLPWKVRSQLLCLNVVAGFSMRRDGTINHPFFSFFARRARASARPYMHGVRSTDVDASRGLWARVFSPSEAASASPLPVVVYFHSGAFALFSAASVPYDAMCRRFCRELGAVVVSVDYHLAPEHRCPAAYEDGVDVLRHLASAGLPDGVAVPVDLSCCFLVGDCAGANIAHHVAQRWMMAGVASSSPPRSNPFRLAGVVLVQPYLGGEERIDAEARLDGKVPVVTMRGSNWMRSKPLDVGQNNLA, from the coding sequence ATGGAAGCCGCCGGCGCTGGCCCCGGGGAAGGAGCGCCGAGCGCTCCGCGCAGGTCGTCCCTGCCGTGGAAGGTGCGGTCCCAGCTCTTGTGTCTCAACGTGGTCGCCGGCTTCTCGATGCGTCGTGACGGCACGATCAACCACCCCTTCTTCAGCTTCTTCGCCCGTCGTGCCCGCGCAAGCGCACGCCCTTACATGCACGGCGTCCGGTCCACCGACGTGGACGCGTCGCGTGGCCTATGGGCGCGCGTGTTCTCGCCGTCGGAGGCCGCTTCCGCCTCACCGCTCCCCGTCGTGGTCTACTTCCACAGCGGCGCCTTCGCGCTGTTCTCCGCGGCCTCGGTCCCCTACGACGCCATGTGTCGTCGGTTCTGCCGCGAGCTGGGCGCCGTCGTCGTGTCTGTCGACTACCATCTCGCCCCCGAGCACCGCTGCCCTGCCGCGTACGAGGACGGCGTCGACGTGCTCCGGCACCTCGCTTCCGCGGGCCTTCCCGACGGCGTCGCCGTCCCGGTGGACCTCTCCTGCTGCTTCCTCGTCGGGGACTGCGCCGGCGCCAACATCGCCCACCACGTGGCGCAGCGCTGGATGATGGCCGGCGTCGCGTCCTCGTCCCCGCCGCGTTCCAACCCATTCCGCCTTGCCGGTGTCGTCCTGGTGCAGCCGTACTTGGGCGGCGAGGAGCGGATAGACGCGGAGGCTAGGCTGGATGGGAAGGTGCCGGTGGTGACCATGCGGGGCTCAAACTGGATGCGGTCAAAACCGCTCGACGTGGGACAAAACAACCTTGCCTAA